The following is a genomic window from Takifugu rubripes chromosome 13, fTakRub1.2, whole genome shotgun sequence.
CACCGCGTTAAAGCACCAGACAGCGGCCAAACTTGCGGTTCACTAACCTCCAGCTGAAGAAAAATTAGTCAACACCGGGCTGCTGTGACAGTGGCAGACATGTTCAAGCTGGTGGCATGGTTCGTGATTGTTTTACGGTCCTCTAAACCATGTCCGACAGGTACGACGCCCTCTGGTGCGGAGCTAACCACGGCAGCAACATTAGCGAAGCCCTAACGTTCCCACTTCCCGGAAGCTTCCTCAATTTGCATGTCAGCCTCCCGATTGGTCAAAGAGGCGGTCACGTGGGTGCCCGCTTCAGCTGAAACGCCCTCTTTCAGTTCGAGTTTGTCAGCGTTTTACGTTTATATTGATTGTTACGTATTTgtttgtaatatattttgatATTATTTGCGTACAATTATTTGTACGCATTTGACGCTTCATGAATTTGTCAGAGCGCAAGCTAAACCAACCAGTTTACGTAACATTTCAATTACCGGTGGGGgtgtagcattagcatgttgCAAGTTCATGTTCgtttcttcttcatcatatTTTTGTCGTTAGTTTTTGTTACTTgttctttgtttaaaaaatcatAATCCTGAACATTTTtgcaaatcattaaaataaaacgaATTAATCTCAACGTACGATATATTTTCTTATTTGTTGGTGAACTACTTGAACGAAATTGGGCAACATTGAGCAACTGTTGAGCTGCAATAGATAGAAATGTCCATTTGAGGGCGACAGAGATAAACTTTCCAAGTCAGTTTACATCAATCTATGCTATACCAAATTATATACAAATATAAACCACACTGTAGCGGCTAAACTATACAATTACACGCTTTCATTGATTAAATCAAATCACTCCATGATGGTATGATTAGAGTAGAGTTAATGTAGTTTATAAATTTTCTTCAATGAAGATTTGGTCAtataaacagacaaataaaaaacaaattgaTTTAATTGCATACAATATCTAGTTGAGATATACACTCAGATTCTAAATCCGTGCAGCACTACTATTTATACAGGGAAACTATTCAAAAGAACGCAGGTATTTTAATGgtttaaacacattcagtcaaAGTTATGGAGACCATGAAATTTGGTACAGTGTTTAAAccaggttttgattttttattattgttgatgAACGTATATGATGTGCTGCAGATTAAacatattgtttatttttttgttattttatgatGACTCTGTATTGAAAACAAGGAATAGAGTAATAATCTGTATTTCTATAAGGGCCAACCACTGTTGCCTTGACATCTTTTTTGGAATATCACAGGACCAGACCCAAGGGAAACTAAATTAGCAGCACCTACGAGGACAAATAAGGAGATCTTCAGAAAAGTATTTATTTGTTACGTTTCTAAAcacaaattttaattaaaaaaattgAGTAAAATATAGATCACTGAGGAGCAATTTACTTGTTGTTTCTCTTGTCTCCATTAGTAACTAAAGATTGTgctttaaaaagtaaaatagaAGCAAACTACTGCGGAAAAATAGAAACGTCATGCCCATAAATGGAAATAGGTTAGgcagaaggaaaaagaagacaCAACAAAAACTGCTTGTGTTATGTCtggaatggttaaaaataaactaaattaAGCTTTATCTTATACGGGGATAcattatatatgtatgtatatatatatatattttaaaacctACACAAATATTTTGTTCGCATCGAGTTTGTGACACACTTTAAAGtgatcaaaaacacaaaacacatgtttgACGCTGTTTTCGGGCAGAGCGTCTCCTCCCCTGACTGACGTCACGCTGCGCTTGGCTCGAGcatgtccgtaaaaatcccgaCTGCCTGCTTCACCCCGAGTATTGATATTTCCGACAGCACTTTAAGGCAGCAGTAGCATTTACAAGTTTACCCGAGTGCCACTGAAACAAACGAGCCGGAACAAAGAAAGAActggaaacaaaaatgaaacGTTCCGGGAGTGTTTTAACGGCGactctctccttctttcttgTACTTTGCCTGCTTTCGGTCAGAGGTAAGTTAATTTTCTTTCCCCCAAACACTGACACTAATTTATATTAAACCTGATTCATCCATTCCTGTTTGCTTGTATATGCTGTATATGTGACCTGCCCTGTTAACAGGCTAATTATTGCCCCAGGCTAAAACCCACAAACTTTAGTTACACTTTTCCCTTTAGTGCTTCAGTGTTTATTCGCTTTCTAAAGTGTTCATTTGAATGTCAAAATCTGAGCTactaaaaatgcaaaacaataGATTCAGTCGGAGAATAGGATTATGTGCAACTTTTACATTTCATTCTTTAACACAGTTTTTCTACCACCAGCCGGGTATCCTATTTTTGTCAGGCAGTTCagtaattaaatataaaaatgtatgtTATACATGTTAGACTTGTTTATTAATATGTTTCTTGCTTCATAGTTTCTCTAAGGGATTAGCCGGTCATGCAGACCATGTGCATCCACATCTATTTGTTTCTCTAATTTCCGTCATGGAATCCCTCTTGGGCACATTACGTGTTGGTGCAGATGGAGTGGAAAGTAAGACCAGATGGGCTCATGTCTGGACCCGACCTGAACCAGCTGGACATGCACCTACATTTACTTTGACCTGGCAAGGTGTTGTCAGGCAGGAGAACTGAAAAATCACTTGTGGGGACAAATGTCTGTTGTTTTGACGGCTCTCTGGTGccgtcacctgtcagtcaggtGTGTTGGATGTCCTGAGCCATCTGTCcgggttgtgtcaggttgtgtaacTCCTCAAGCTCTTAATCCTGCACATAGACATGCTGCTGTCATTGCAGAGCTCATAGGCAtgaacatacacacatttatttagtATAGGTGGgttttgttatttgttttttttttatgtaataccataaaattataaaaatgcaaatttccAACCGGTTTTATGAAACTTGACAAAACTCGCAtttctttttaggttttttccccccttaaaGATATTAAACAAAGCAATAttcagcagctccacaggagtttCCTTATTAAGTGAAatttgctgttgtcatggttccTGAGAACACATTTATGAGTGTGGGTTTGAAAGTTCTGCTGTGACTCATATGTGAGTTTGCTGCCACTCCCATCACAGAACTCTGACATTATTTTCCTGGTCTGGCCTGGATCTGTGAGTCAGCACTTAGGCCTTTGGCCTGCTCAGGCTAAAACAGCCCAACGGCAGGACACCAGAGTCAGCTGGTATTTTAATCCAAGCGCCAGTTGGTAAACATTTAAATCAAGCCGAGATGTCCAATTTAATGAACTCACGTGTGAGGTCAAAAAACAGGCAAAGGTCAAACAGCAAGAGTCTGGAGGAAAGACTGAGACATGAGAGACAATGATTTAGCACAGACCAACGATCTGTCAGCCACTCTTTTCTGCCTATTTTGGACCAGAGTTTGCAAAATAACATAGTTTCCAAACACGTTGTCAGcgtctgtttttgctgcataGCTTTTAAATaactcctcttcctgctgatcCACAGGTGACTACTGTGAGGTGAACCATTGCCACAATGGAGGAACATGTGTGACGGGCGTTGGAGACGATCTGTTCGTCTGTATTTGTGCGGATGGCTTTGGTGGAGATACCTGCAACTTGACAGAGACAGGTACGATTGATCGCACTGTTCTTGAGATTTGAAGGTGAGCAAGGTTTATTTCCTGAAGGGAACCTTTCCTCCCAGCAGGGCCctgcaaccctaacccctgtaaGAATGATGGGCAGTGTGAGGTCGTCGCTCCAACCAGGCGAGGAGACGTTTTCAATGAGTACATCTGCAGGTGCCAGACGGGCTTCGAAGGAGTGCACTGCCAAATCAGTAGGTTACTTCTAATTGCCATTAATGAGTATATCTACTGCATAATGTGTATATCTACTTCACTGAACATGGTCTATAATGATACAATATCGCTGCATTGTATTAAAAGATAAAAACGTTGCAGCTGTCTTTGTACCAGTTTCTTCCTTATGTGAGAAAACAGGAGATTTTTAAATCTGTCACAGCACCGTCAGCAGTGAGAGAGGTGCACAGTCCTCCCAAGAGTCTCATGAAAGGCTGCTTCACAGGGCCGTTTCGCTCATTCTGCTTGGCTAATTAGTGAAAGACCATTCCTCTCTTAGCATTCCTACCACGCTGCTGGTACTTAAGCTTGATCAGATCAGTGGAGGAATTTGATTATGCTGAACTGAATCACAGTCTCTCAAACAAAAtcttttcaatttaaaatgtttttctcagGATTTAGGCTGAGAGCAGATTTATTCCGTAATTATAGTGTGGCAGTATAAGCGGATCGCTCCCAGAACTCGTGTTTCTTTCTTGAATGAACAGCTCACCCCACAGTCCCTCAGTCTGACCACAAATAGCAGTGTTTGTGCAGTCTGGTTGTCCACTCCCATCATTTTAATCCAGACTTCACTGGCTGGATGAATGGTTGAAGAATGAGGGTAAATACATTGGAACTTACCCCAAATGTAGTATTTAGTAAACAGACTTGCACAAATTTATACTTGAATCTTGTTATTATTTAATAGAATATAAGATGTTACTTAGCATCTAAatttattattgattattttgcAAATAATGGAAAAAAGTCCAGGAATAGCCAATCCATGAGGTTGTTTCATGTTGTGGTTCTCAGTAGTGCCTCCACGTTGGGCCAGTGTTGTCACGAACACATGGGCATTTGTTTTTAAGTTGCAGTCAATCCGCTTAGTGTTAGATGGGAACAAGAATTATACAGAACCATGTGACCTTGCCTGTCATCTGCTTTAGTTCTGATGGGTTTTCACCATGATAATGTAAGgaatacatttgtttttttgtatgaGCCCTTATAAGCCCACTGCATGCCCTACGACTATCATTACATTATTGGTTTTCGATCCAGGCTCACCAGTAGAACACACAGGTCACTAGCAGTCCCTCTTTTGCAGTTTTGTATTGTTTTCCCACTTTTAAATTTTGATTGAAATAACAATTGCTCCTTTTCATCTTGAAACAAGCTAAATTTAAAGAATGAAATGGGGTGTCTTCCTCCTACCTCGCTGAATgtaaagcattgctgtgttagTCTGCCACCTTGTGGAGATATCTTGGTGTTACATGGACAGAGTTGAAATTTAAAACATGAGGGAACGTTTGAGCTTTGATTGAAATCATTGCTATTCGCTGAAGGGATTTATTAAAGGGAAAAGTAAAGATTTTATATTTATTCAGGAATTTTAATATAAACTGAAAGGTAAAATTTTGATTGACCCTGTTGGCTTTTTTAGGAGGGTTTTGGTGTGTGATTGTCTGACACAATTATGatataacttttaaaaaatctatttttttacaATTGTTATTAGTGGTTTTTGCGACTGTGAACTTTACAATGCCTCCCCTCCACCACCCCAAGGGTGTTTCTGTCATCATGGTCGATTAGGTAGAACCTAAGATACCTGAGAGCAACTCTTTTTTAAAGACTGACCCTCCACCTGTCTGACCTCCCCTCATTTTTCTCTGTCCCATTTGAGGAGAGTTGATTATAGTTGCTAGtttaaaaatggcaaataaTACAGCTGTTGTATCTTTCAGATGTGAATGAATGTGCCACGAAGCCATGCAACAACGGAGGGGTGTGTCGGGATCTGGATGGCGACTACACCTGCCAGTGTTCTTCGCCGTACGTTGGGAAACAGTGTCAGCAGCGTAAGTTCAGCATCATTTCAGTTCGCAGTTCTGTTATTAGGGCTGCTGCTCAAACAATATCTGGTTCTGCATTCTGCCTTTTCTTAATGCTGGGCATTAATCTTTATCCCAGGATGCACCTCTCTGCTGGGCATGGAGGGTGGCGCAATCGTGGAGTCTCAAATTTCAGCATCCTCCGTACACTACAGTATTCTTGGCCTTCAGCGTTGGGGCCCCGATCTGGCGCGACTCAATAACCAGGGCATCGTCAATGCGTGGACATCAGCCAGCCATGACAGGAACCCTTGGATTGAGGTCAGAATAAGTGGTCACTCTGaagcaatgttccctctaagctgcgcgcttgcgcaatcgcgcactgcttgcacttgggcacaagaaaatctatgcagcgcacaaaataaaattcaacagaaacgtattaattaatatctaattttagaactgatataatctGGTTAAgtagaccagtaatattgttttctttacCATTTcgtaactcaatgagcgacaggtgtccagccaataatccgatacagttcaTTTACGTTacacagccaatcagcattgacagtgtttgcgtatgtgccccgcctttactcgccgtgcacgttagctagctaacagcaGTGCAGCGGATCTAAGAGatgcaaatgctaatcccttatcatggcgaaacgaacgggcagagacacatccactcatcaagccaaagtaaaaaagaaatgcggttcttttaagatggaatggctgtcggagtatgtgcaaatagaagaacaagcggtgaaactgagtgactcttcctatggttaaagcaggactctcacatataacatagtgcacatctcatgaacaacaagatttttgtctttttcgttttatgtgctgctgtcatttgattcttttaataagccacgtaacttgctatgatccgAGGTTTTGAACAAGGGTGATACTGGTgcgtacccatctgatgttgcgCACAGTGGTCCTCGGTGTGCTCggggagcttgtgtgtctgctcagacacatgaaaaattagagggaacattgctcTGAAGGCAGCGGGCGGAACGACCTCAGCTGTAAACGGTACTTACTGACTGTGATTTTGGAAACGACAGATtaacctgcagaagaagatgCGACTGACGGGCATCATCACTCAGGGCGCCAGCCGCATGGGAACAGCTGAGTACATCAAGGCGTATAAGGTGGCGAGCAGCTTGGATGGGAATACATATGCTACCCTTAAAGTTCAAGGCCAATGGAGGGACAAGGTCAAAGAGGAGGCAGCTTTTGGAATcttatgaaataaaaaaaaaactacatttatATGTCAGCTTACTTTGTTTCCGTGCCACAGGTCTTTGTTGGTAACACAGATAACGacagcacaaagacaaaccTATTTGACCCTTCGATTGTGGCCCAATACATCCGGATCATTCCCGTCGTTTGCCGCAAAGCATGCACGCTGCGCATGGAGCTGGTGGGCTGTGAACTAAATGGTAAGCAAATTAAGGCAGCGAGTTGAGCATTTAGAAGGTTCGACTGAGTGGTGAAAAGCACGGGAAGTCACACAGCACtattgcctcacagcaagaaggttgtgGGTACGATCCCGAGTTAGTATACTctttgtgtgggttttctctggAGCATGCGGGTCAGGTTAatgcacagctgaatctgcagcgGCTCAGCGCTAACCCTCCACTAGGCCATGACATTTTGTAGTACAATTATATAATGACAAATATAGCATGTTCTACTCTATACTGATAGCATACAGCTAACTGTATGGGTGGAAAATGTCACTTCTTATCAGTTTCCTGCTGAAATATTGAAGGGAAACTGGAGGAATTGTTTGGTTTGCTTGTTTTCCATGTAGCTCTATGcacttctcttcttctccactTTACTCTGAACGtatgttaaaatgttttgtCGTCCATGCAGCATGATGGATCATTACCTTGACTGGATGACGGGTGAAGGTCATGTTCTTTCTGTGGGTGTGTTCACTTACCcccactcttcctctttctcctgctttgcctctccctctctccgtctGCTCAAAATTCACAGTTTATTCAAACACGGCAGGTTGCTCAGAGCCTCTGGGAATGAAGTCCCGGCTCATCTCAGACGCACAGATTTCAGCCTCCAGCTCTTTCCGCACGTGGGGCATTGACAGCTTCACGTGGCACCCTCAGTTTGCCCGTCTGGACAAACACGGGAAGACAAACGCTTGGTCTCCCGTGCACAACAACCGCTCCGAGTGGATCCAAGTGAGTCTAAACCTGGCACTAGGATATCGTGGatttaaaaaaggattttatttgAACCTTTTCCTGTTGCCCAGGTTGATCTGGAGAAGACGAAGCGCATCAGCGGCATCATCACTCAGGGGGCCAAAGACTTCGGCGTGGTGCAGTTCGTGTCTGTTTTCAAAGTTATGTACAGTAATGATGGGGAGTCGTGGAATacggtgaaggaggagaacgTCGGCAACGATAAGGTCAGCTTTCTGGACATTCAGCTAAAATAAACGtcttctcctgctgggttttttttttttctcagaaccTCAACATCCTGAGCACCAACCTCCTATAAGAGGACATGCTATATATGctatatattttcttttcacacGCCCCTTTAAGATGATTTACCTGTGCTCATTTTGGCCAAAAGACATGTTTAGAATTCATCGACAGGAATGAACCGATACGTAATTTAAGGGCACATTAATCAGCCGGAGTTTATCCGTCACAGAAGGACTGATTAGTGGCAGAGGCTGAAAGTGTCTGTTAAGCATGAAATGCTGCGTGCCTCAGGCTGATGGGTTAATGTCAGTTTGGATCTGGGCCCCAAACACAAGTCAATCAAATTGACAGTCTTTGAAGATCAATCATGCTTGTGATATCTTCAGCAAGAAAACagggggtcaggccctgtgGGAAGAATATAGGAGTGGTTCTTTAGGGCCTCCACCCTTCTTATCACCTGCTTCATCTCCTGTGCTCTTGCTCCCAGGCAGGGGAGTCAAACTTAAATCAAAGCAGctcaaattaaaacaaaatattctCACCTACAGATGTAAATACCGGTAGGTTGCCCAACTTAAAAGCTAACTTAATCTTTAATTTGCAGCTTTTCCAGGGCAACATTGACAACAACAGCCACAAGAAGAATGTGTTTGAGCCCCCTTTCTACGCCCGATATGTGCGAGTGGTCCCCTGGGAGTGGCACGAGCGGATCACCCTGCGCATGGAGCTGCTGGGCTGCGACGACTGAGAACAACCAACATTTATTTGACACAGAAATGTTGTTTGACTCTGGCTGGACAACCTGGTGCCTGCTGGGACTGTAGCACCTTCTCAACAGACACTTTTCCAATGTTTTAATTTATAATAGAACATTTTGAAGTGACTTCTGACGATACGTTAGACTTAGGCTTAGTTAGACTTTTggtaaaagaaatgttagcgTAGCTTGAGCTCACCCTCGCTGTTATTTGCTTCATAGAGGATCTAACTTACACTTCTGGTCATGCTTAAAGCTAAATTTAACATTtacgtttttttcttttagcctCTCCTTTGTAGTCAGGCATCAGTTACCCTTCCTGCTGTTTTTGTAGCTCCAACAGTTGCCAGCGGATAAACATCCTTACCAGCTTCATATTCCAGTACAAACCTACTGGGCCTGTGCAATATAGAGCTACTGT
Proteins encoded in this region:
- the LOC101079303 gene encoding EGF-like repeat and discoidin I-like domain-containing protein 3 isoform X3; its protein translation is MKRSGSVLTATLSFFLVLCLLSVRGDYCEVNHCHNGGTCVTGVGDDLFVCICADGFGGDTCNLTETAGPCNPNPCKNDGQCEVVAPTRRGDVFNEYICRCQTGFEGVHCQINVNECATKPCNNGGVCRDLDGDYTCQCSSPYVGKQCQQRCTSLLGMEGGAIVESQISASSVHYSILGLQRWGPDLARLNNQGIVNAWTSASHDRNPWIEINLQKKMRLTGIITQGASRMGTAEYIKAYKVASSLDGNTYATLKVQGQWRDKVFVGNTDNDSTKTNLFDPSIVAQYIRIIPVVCRKACTLRMELVGCELNGCSEPLGMKSRLISDAQISASSSFRTWGIDSFTWHPQFARLDKHGKTNAWSPVHNNRSEWIQVDLEKTKRISGIITQGAKDFGVVQFVSVFKVMYSNDGESWNTVKEENVGNDKLFQGNIDNNSHKKNVFEPPFYARYVRVVPWEWHERITLRMELLGCDD
- the LOC101079303 gene encoding EGF-like repeat and discoidin I-like domain-containing protein 3 isoform X1, translated to MKRSGSVLTATLSFFLVLCLLSVRGDYCEVNHCHNGGTCVTGVGDDLFVCICADGFGGDTCNLTETAGPCNPNPCKNDGQCEVVAPTRRGDVFNEYICRCQTGFEGVHCQINVNECATKPCNNGGVCRDLDGDYTCQCSSPYVGKQCQQRCTSLLGMEGGAIVESQISASSVHYSILGLQRWGPDLARLNNQGIVNAWTSASHDRNPWIEINLQKKMRLTGIITQGASRMGTAEYIKAYKVASSLDGNTYATLKVQGQWRDKVFVGNTDNDSTKTNLFDPSIVAQYIRIIPVVCRKACTLRMELVGCELNVYSNTAGCSEPLGMKSRLISDAQISASSSFRTWGIDSFTWHPQFARLDKHGKTNAWSPVHNNRSEWIQVDLEKTKRISGIITQGAKDFGVVQFVSVFKVMYSNDGESWNTVKEENVGNDKLFQGNIDNNSHKKNVFEPPFYARYVRVVPWEWHERITLRMELLGCDD
- the LOC101079303 gene encoding EGF-like repeat and discoidin I-like domain-containing protein 3 isoform X4: MKRSGSVLTATLSFFLVLCLLSVRGDYCEVNHCHNGGTCVTGVGDDLFVCICADGFGGDTCNLTETGPCNPNPCKNDGQCEVVAPTRRGDVFNEYICRCQTGFEGVHCQINVNECATKPCNNGGVCRDLDGDYTCQCSSPYVGKQCQQRCTSLLGMEGGAIVESQISASSVHYSILGLQRWGPDLARLNNQGIVNAWTSASHDRNPWIEINLQKKMRLTGIITQGASRMGTAEYIKAYKVASSLDGNTYATLKVQGQWRDKVFVGNTDNDSTKTNLFDPSIVAQYIRIIPVVCRKACTLRMELVGCELNGCSEPLGMKSRLISDAQISASSSFRTWGIDSFTWHPQFARLDKHGKTNAWSPVHNNRSEWIQVDLEKTKRISGIITQGAKDFGVVQFVSVFKVMYSNDGESWNTVKEENVGNDKLFQGNIDNNSHKKNVFEPPFYARYVRVVPWEWHERITLRMELLGCDD
- the LOC101079303 gene encoding EGF-like repeat and discoidin I-like domain-containing protein 3 isoform X2 codes for the protein MKRSGSVLTATLSFFLVLCLLSVRGDYCEVNHCHNGGTCVTGVGDDLFVCICADGFGGDTCNLTETGPCNPNPCKNDGQCEVVAPTRRGDVFNEYICRCQTGFEGVHCQINVNECATKPCNNGGVCRDLDGDYTCQCSSPYVGKQCQQRCTSLLGMEGGAIVESQISASSVHYSILGLQRWGPDLARLNNQGIVNAWTSASHDRNPWIEINLQKKMRLTGIITQGASRMGTAEYIKAYKVASSLDGNTYATLKVQGQWRDKVFVGNTDNDSTKTNLFDPSIVAQYIRIIPVVCRKACTLRMELVGCELNVYSNTAGCSEPLGMKSRLISDAQISASSSFRTWGIDSFTWHPQFARLDKHGKTNAWSPVHNNRSEWIQVDLEKTKRISGIITQGAKDFGVVQFVSVFKVMYSNDGESWNTVKEENVGNDKLFQGNIDNNSHKKNVFEPPFYARYVRVVPWEWHERITLRMELLGCDD